One genomic region from Glaciimonas sp. PAMC28666 encodes:
- a CDS encoding YgiW/YdeI family stress tolerance OB fold protein, which translates to MNRIAKVIAITVLTVSSAAAMAQSYTGPTASSAGASPHYTGPSTIPKMTAKQLLDNGTDDQYVTLNGKLISHAGSKDYVFADASGQIKVKISSKYFPANQIIDGNTPVEITGKFDKNRFGTSKLEVKQIKVTAS; encoded by the coding sequence ATGAATCGCATCGCTAAAGTTATTGCCATCACTGTCTTAACTGTTTCCTCCGCAGCGGCGATGGCGCAAAGTTATACCGGGCCTACCGCCAGTTCGGCAGGCGCCAGTCCGCACTATACCGGCCCGTCAACGATTCCGAAAATGACGGCAAAACAATTGCTGGATAACGGCACAGACGATCAGTACGTCACGTTAAATGGAAAGCTGATTAGCCATGCGGGAAGCAAGGATTACGTTTTTGCTGACGCCAGCGGGCAAATTAAGGTAAAAATTTCGTCAAAATATTTTCCGGCGAATCAAATAATTGACGGCAATACGCCGGTCGAAATCACCGGAAAATTTGATAAAAACCGTTTTGGGACATCCAAACTGGAAGTCAAGCAAATCAAGGTGACCGCTAGTTGA
- a CDS encoding ATP-binding protein, whose translation MSEAPPDKVNHDRAAHQRGAYSLRLRLLWTILGTSTLMWIASITIMVFIAWHETNEVFDDALKESSYLIMAATTDFNERGLLAETGAGTNEPRKVDIQYQIVVNNRVIQRTNKAPDSPFVPRFDKRKGFTNIVIDGKSWRIFVVRSKDAHFEVQVGQRLKKRLDILEELAGSLTIPALLLLAMLGLVSWYCVNRVMKPINFTADALLLKSRDDLTPLLVEGQPTELKPIVSALNGMLLRLDTAMQSERRFTADAAHELRTPLAALGMHVQLLQRQHSGLAVPFQKLRHDVDRMTALVENLLALARLDPINRDGLARRAVTLAPFLQDLTAVHSAAAGRRDIRLEIQNGVNTMNMNPELIYIALRNLLDNAMRYCPEKSTVQIRTSNWAGGVRIAVCDDGPGVDEDQRGRLSERFFRVLGSREAGSGLGLSIVRQIAELHGAKLTFGSGLNDRGLGVYLDFPPEHLVC comes from the coding sequence ATGTCTGAAGCGCCGCCGGACAAGGTTAACCATGATCGTGCGGCACACCAGCGCGGCGCATATTCGTTACGGTTACGGCTGCTATGGACGATTCTCGGCACCAGCACGCTCATGTGGATCGCCAGCATCACCATCATGGTATTCATCGCCTGGCATGAAACCAACGAGGTGTTTGATGATGCGCTCAAGGAGTCCAGTTATTTGATAATGGCTGCTACCACCGACTTCAATGAGCGTGGCTTGCTGGCTGAAACCGGCGCCGGCACCAACGAGCCTCGCAAAGTTGATATCCAATATCAGATCGTGGTGAATAATCGCGTGATTCAACGCACCAATAAGGCGCCGGATAGTCCTTTCGTTCCCCGTTTTGACAAGCGCAAGGGCTTTACAAATATTGTGATCGATGGAAAAAGCTGGCGTATTTTCGTGGTGCGTAGCAAGGATGCCCATTTTGAAGTGCAAGTCGGTCAAAGGCTAAAAAAGCGCCTGGATATTTTGGAGGAACTAGCGGGTAGCCTGACCATTCCTGCATTGTTACTCCTGGCAATGTTGGGCTTGGTGAGTTGGTATTGCGTTAATCGTGTGATGAAGCCGATCAACTTCACGGCCGATGCGCTGTTGCTGAAATCACGCGATGACCTCACCCCTTTGCTGGTGGAGGGGCAGCCGACTGAACTTAAGCCGATCGTCAGCGCCTTAAACGGCATGCTGTTGCGTCTGGATACGGCAATGCAGTCCGAACGTCGCTTCACAGCCGACGCGGCACATGAGTTGCGAACGCCACTTGCTGCACTGGGTATGCACGTGCAATTATTGCAACGTCAGCACAGCGGATTGGCAGTGCCTTTTCAAAAACTACGTCACGACGTTGATCGCATGACCGCTCTGGTCGAAAATCTTTTGGCATTGGCGCGACTTGATCCAATTAATCGCGATGGACTAGCGCGGCGAGCGGTCACGCTGGCACCGTTCCTTCAGGATTTAACGGCGGTGCATTCGGCCGCTGCGGGACGCCGCGATATTCGCCTTGAAATACAGAATGGGGTGAATACGATGAACATGAATCCGGAATTGATTTACATTGCATTGCGTAATCTTCTGGACAATGCGATGCGTTATTGTCCAGAAAAAAGCACGGTCCAGATTAGAACCAGCAACTGGGCGGGAGGCGTACGCATCGCGGTTTGTGATGATGGTCCTGGGGTTGATGAGGACCAACGCGGGCGACTGAGCGAACGATTTTTTCGGGTGCTGGGAAGCCGGGAGGCTGGCAGTGGATTGGGCTTGTCGATCGTGCGCCAGATCGCTGAGTTACACGGCGCGAAGTTGACGTTTGGGAGCGGCCTTAATGATCGTGGTCTCGGCGTTTATCTGGACTTCCCGCCCGAACATCTTGTTTGCTAA
- the lpdA gene encoding dihydrolipoyl dehydrogenase, translated as MSKQFDVIVIGGGPGGYIAAIRAAQLGFSTACVDEWKNANDGPAPGGTCTNVGCIPSKALLQSSEHFEHAGHSFADHGIDIKEMTLNLPQMLARKDTVIKQNNEGILYLLKKNKVTFFHGRGSFVKGDANGYEIKVAGKTEESISAKHIILATGSNARALPGADFDEKLILSNTGALTIGAVPKKLGVIGAGVIGLEMGSVWRRLGAEVTVLEALPALLSAVDDQIAKEAAKLFAKQGLNISLGVKIGAITAGKKDVSVEYTDAKGEAKKAVFDKLIISIGRTPNTTGLNAEGIGLQLDERGFINVDGDCKTNLANVWAVGDVVRGPMLAHKAEEEGVAVAERIAGQHGHVNFNTIPWVIYTSPEIAWVGKTEQQLKAEGVAYKAGTFPFLANGRARALGDTAGMVKFLADAKSDEILGVHIIGPMASELISEAVVAMEFRASAEDIARICHAHPSLSEATKEAALAVDKRSLNF; from the coding sequence ATGAGTAAGCAATTTGACGTTATCGTTATCGGTGGCGGTCCTGGCGGTTATATCGCAGCAATTCGCGCTGCCCAACTAGGCTTCAGCACCGCTTGTGTTGATGAGTGGAAAAACGCAAATGACGGTCCTGCACCTGGCGGAACCTGTACTAACGTTGGCTGCATTCCATCCAAAGCGCTGTTGCAGTCTTCTGAACATTTCGAACATGCCGGTCACAGCTTCGCGGATCACGGTATCGATATCAAGGAAATGACCTTGAATCTGCCGCAGATGCTCGCGCGTAAAGATACGGTCATCAAGCAGAACAATGAAGGTATTTTGTACCTGCTGAAAAAGAACAAAGTAACGTTTTTCCACGGACGTGGCTCTTTTGTTAAGGGCGACGCGAACGGATATGAGATCAAGGTAGCGGGCAAGACGGAAGAGTCGATCTCTGCCAAGCACATCATTCTGGCGACCGGATCTAATGCACGCGCATTGCCGGGCGCAGATTTCGATGAAAAATTGATTCTGTCGAACACCGGTGCGCTGACTATCGGTGCCGTGCCAAAGAAACTTGGCGTGATTGGTGCTGGTGTCATTGGGCTGGAAATGGGAAGTGTCTGGCGTCGTCTGGGAGCCGAAGTGACGGTTCTGGAAGCGCTTCCAGCTTTACTGAGTGCGGTGGATGATCAAATCGCAAAAGAAGCGGCAAAATTGTTTGCCAAGCAAGGTTTGAACATTAGTCTGGGCGTCAAAATCGGTGCGATTACTGCTGGAAAGAAAGATGTTTCAGTAGAGTATACCGACGCTAAAGGCGAAGCTAAGAAAGCGGTATTTGATAAATTGATCATCTCCATTGGTCGCACGCCGAACACTACCGGCTTGAACGCCGAAGGTATTGGCCTGCAACTCGATGAGCGCGGCTTTATCAATGTGGATGGCGATTGTAAAACCAATCTGGCAAACGTTTGGGCGGTCGGTGACGTCGTGCGCGGTCCGATGTTGGCCCATAAGGCTGAAGAAGAGGGCGTTGCCGTCGCAGAGCGCATAGCCGGTCAGCATGGCCACGTCAATTTCAATACCATTCCCTGGGTCATTTACACTTCCCCTGAAATTGCATGGGTTGGTAAAACTGAGCAGCAGTTAAAAGCCGAAGGCGTTGCTTACAAAGCGGGTACATTCCCCTTTTTGGCAAATGGTCGGGCGCGAGCGCTGGGCGATACTGCCGGTATGGTAAAGTTTTTGGCCGATGCCAAGAGTGACGAGATTCTGGGTGTGCATATTATTGGACCAATGGCATCAGAGCTTATTTCCGAGGCTGTTGTTGCAATGGAATTCCGCGCATCTGCGGAAGATATTGCTCGAATTTGTCATGCTCATCCTTCGTTGTCTGAAGCGACAAAAGAAGCTGCTCTGGCGGTCGATAAGCGTTCGCTCAACTTCTAA
- a CDS encoding response regulator transcription factor, producing MRILLAEDDPSLGATVQSWLQLDGYAVDWVQRGDSAAMALQTHNYDCLLLDRGLPGISGDQLLTQLRANKDLVPVLMFTARDTLGDRIGGLDLGADDYLIKPVDLEEMSARIRAAMRRHGYLADNLINHANITLDIASKRVTCDGALVELTAREFAVLHALMLHRKQIVTRAQIEEALYGWGEEVESNAIEVHIHHLRKKLGASLIITVRNLGYRLKEDHV from the coding sequence ATGCGTATCCTCCTTGCAGAAGACGACCCCTCGCTAGGCGCGACCGTACAATCCTGGCTTCAGCTTGACGGCTATGCGGTAGACTGGGTTCAGCGCGGCGATTCTGCCGCAATGGCACTTCAAACACACAATTATGATTGCTTGTTGCTCGATCGCGGCCTGCCCGGCATATCCGGCGATCAGCTTCTGACGCAATTGCGCGCCAATAAAGATCTCGTTCCGGTGCTAATGTTCACGGCCAGAGATACCTTGGGAGACCGGATCGGCGGCCTTGATCTCGGCGCTGATGATTATCTGATCAAGCCAGTAGACCTGGAAGAAATGTCCGCGAGAATTCGGGCGGCGATGCGGCGTCATGGTTACCTTGCCGACAACCTCATAAATCATGCAAATATCACCTTGGATATCGCCAGCAAGCGGGTGACATGTGACGGCGCGCTGGTCGAATTGACCGCCCGTGAATTCGCGGTGTTGCATGCATTGATGTTACATCGTAAGCAGATTGTTACCCGCGCCCAAATCGAGGAAGCATTGTATGGTTGGGGTGAAGAGGTGGAAAGTAATGCAATCGAAGTGCACATTCATCATCTTCGCAAAAAGCTGGGCGCATCATTGATTATCACGGTGCGTAACCTCGGTTATCGCTTAAAAGAAGATCATGTCTGA
- a CDS encoding ATP-dependent DNA helicase, producing the protein MFSHGSEPPSLLPTVTLTEDTSHPIAENATPAGTHDADIDQLFGPGGPLGQIVGGFRPRLAQTEMAKAIAEAIAQQTTLIAEAGTGTGKTFAYLVPALLWGGKVIVSTGTKNLQDQLFLRDIPTVRKALSAPVSIALLKGRANYVCHFHLERTLQNGRMTSREDTGHLREISRFMKTTSSGDKAELSKVPETALIWNLVTSTRDTCLGAECQYYQDCFVMKARKEAQQADIVVVNHHLFFADVALKDTGVAELLPSANTIIFDEAHQLPEVATLFFGDTVSTSHILELCRDVLAEGLSHARDGADWAKVVMPVEKAARDLRLAFPQDVVRLAVNQIAPSSIFFSALETLRQEFDGMIATLEKQAERAETIEQCRTRAIELGMRIDAWNKPESGKAKAKTTSIKDAVHGDAEGRVLWVEAFSTSLQLHQTPLSIAPIFNKQREGVPRTWIFTSATLAVKNDFQHYASQMGLTGEPAQSWPSPFEYGEQGLLYVPQNLPQPNSPEYTDAVIDAALPVIEAAGGRAFLLCTTIRAVNRAAERLRTEFEERKLPFPLFVQGEAGRTELLDRFRAAGNAVLIGSQSFWEGVDVRGEALSLVIIDKLPFSPPDDPVLAARIEALEKKGMNGFMHHQLPAAIINLKQGAGRLIRDETDRGVLMICDPRLISKGYGKRIWQSLPPFKRTRDLSVATEFFNTVPLAV; encoded by the coding sequence ATGTTTTCGCATGGTTCTGAACCTCCTAGCCTATTACCGACAGTTACCTTGACCGAAGATACATCCCACCCCATTGCCGAAAACGCCACTCCCGCCGGCACGCACGATGCCGATATCGATCAATTATTTGGTCCCGGAGGGCCACTCGGCCAGATCGTTGGCGGATTTCGGCCACGACTCGCCCAGACAGAAATGGCGAAGGCAATTGCTGAAGCTATCGCGCAACAGACGACGCTGATTGCCGAGGCGGGCACTGGCACCGGAAAGACGTTTGCTTATCTGGTACCGGCCCTGCTATGGGGCGGCAAGGTCATCGTCTCAACCGGCACCAAAAATCTGCAGGATCAATTATTTTTACGTGATATTCCCACAGTACGCAAAGCGCTCAGCGCACCGGTATCGATTGCGCTATTGAAAGGACGCGCGAATTATGTCTGCCATTTTCATCTGGAACGGACGCTTCAGAATGGGCGCATGACATCGCGCGAAGACACAGGTCATTTACGTGAAATTTCCCGTTTCATGAAAACCACAAGCTCCGGCGATAAGGCGGAATTGTCAAAGGTCCCCGAAACGGCTTTAATCTGGAATCTGGTGACTTCGACCCGCGACACCTGTCTCGGCGCCGAATGTCAGTACTATCAGGATTGCTTTGTCATGAAGGCGCGCAAAGAGGCGCAGCAAGCCGATATCGTCGTCGTCAATCATCATCTGTTCTTTGCTGATGTCGCGTTAAAAGACACGGGTGTAGCGGAACTGCTTCCCTCGGCGAATACCATCATTTTTGATGAGGCGCACCAGTTACCCGAGGTCGCGACGTTATTTTTTGGCGACACGGTCTCAACTTCGCACATCCTCGAATTATGTCGAGACGTACTGGCTGAAGGCCTTTCGCATGCCCGAGACGGCGCCGACTGGGCCAAGGTCGTGATGCCGGTCGAGAAAGCTGCCCGCGATTTACGGTTAGCGTTTCCGCAGGATGTCGTACGCCTTGCGGTCAATCAGATCGCACCGTCCAGCATATTCTTTTCGGCGCTGGAGACGTTACGACAAGAGTTTGACGGAATGATCGCCACGTTGGAAAAACAAGCTGAGCGGGCTGAGACCATTGAGCAATGCCGTACCCGGGCAATCGAACTTGGCATGCGGATTGATGCGTGGAACAAGCCGGAATCGGGAAAAGCCAAAGCAAAGACCACTAGCATTAAAGATGCGGTGCATGGTGACGCCGAAGGTCGCGTGCTGTGGGTGGAGGCTTTTTCGACCTCTTTGCAATTACATCAGACCCCGCTATCAATCGCGCCAATTTTCAATAAACAGCGCGAAGGCGTTCCGCGCACCTGGATTTTTACGTCCGCAACGCTTGCAGTCAAAAACGATTTTCAGCACTATGCCTCACAAATGGGGCTGACAGGCGAACCGGCGCAATCCTGGCCGAGCCCGTTTGAATACGGCGAGCAGGGGTTGCTGTATGTGCCCCAAAACTTGCCGCAACCAAATTCGCCTGAATACACCGATGCGGTGATTGACGCGGCGCTGCCCGTGATTGAAGCGGCTGGTGGTCGCGCCTTCTTGCTCTGCACGACTATTCGGGCGGTCAATCGGGCCGCAGAGAGGTTGCGCACCGAGTTCGAAGAACGCAAACTCCCGTTTCCATTATTTGTGCAAGGCGAAGCAGGGCGTACCGAATTGCTCGACCGGTTTCGCGCCGCTGGTAACGCGGTATTGATCGGCAGCCAGAGTTTTTGGGAGGGGGTCGACGTCCGCGGAGAAGCCTTGTCGCTGGTGATTATCGATAAATTACCATTTTCTCCGCCCGACGATCCGGTGCTCGCAGCGCGTATCGAGGCGCTCGAGAAAAAAGGCATGAATGGTTTCATGCACCATCAACTGCCTGCCGCTATCATCAATCTGAAACAGGGGGCAGGGCGTCTGATTCGCGACGAGACGGATCGCGGCGTGTTGATGATTTGCGATCCACGACTTATTTCAAAGGGTTACGGCAAACGTATCTGGCAAAGCTTGCCACCGTTTAAACGGACTCGCGATTTGAGTGTAGCGACCGAGTTTTTTAATACCGTACCGCTCGCTGTCTGA
- a CDS encoding YdcH family protein: protein MLDREDIHRRIIELEVEHRDLDSVIDVMANEVRREELQLRRLKKRKLQLKDHITLLRMQLIPDIPA from the coding sequence ATGCTAGATCGGGAAGATATTCACCGGCGTATCATTGAGCTAGAAGTCGAACATCGCGATCTTGATTCTGTGATTGATGTCATGGCTAACGAGGTCCGACGCGAAGAGTTACAATTGCGACGTTTGAAGAAGCGCAAATTGCAATTGAAAGACCACATTACGCTGTTAAGAATGCAATTAATTCCAGATATTCCCGCATAG
- the zapE gene encoding cell division protein ZapE: MNVIEFYEQTLAQRGFTSDAAQLLAVERLQHAYDEWVAFKAQRSNSFKRLINRPDVPRGLYMWGGVGRGKSFLMDSFYSVVPVVRKVRLHFHEFMRAVHRQLDELKGVEDPLDEVAKRIAKKYRLICFDEFHVSDIADAMILYNLLRALFDNGVSFVMTSNYEPGTLYPDGLHRDRMLPTIKLLRDKLDVINIDAGIDYRRRAMDLVDSYYTPLNGDSDRSLRHAFAGVAEMADQDPVVDIEARKIKSLRRAGGVIWFDFATLCGGPRSQNDYLELASRFHTVILSGIPQMSAAMSSEARRFTWLIDVFYDHKIKLIMSAAVVPEELYTQGMLANEFHRTVSRISEMQSQEYMDSEQRGSADAIA, from the coding sequence ATGAACGTCATAGAATTCTACGAACAGACGTTGGCCCAGCGTGGATTTACGTCCGATGCGGCACAATTGTTGGCGGTTGAGCGATTGCAGCACGCGTATGACGAATGGGTCGCCTTCAAGGCGCAGCGTTCCAATTCTTTCAAACGGTTGATCAATCGTCCCGATGTGCCCCGTGGTTTATACATGTGGGGTGGGGTCGGACGCGGTAAGTCGTTCCTGATGGATAGTTTCTATTCCGTTGTGCCGGTAGTGCGCAAAGTGCGCCTGCATTTTCATGAGTTCATGCGCGCAGTGCATCGCCAGCTGGATGAGTTAAAAGGGGTTGAAGATCCTTTAGACGAAGTGGCGAAACGGATTGCAAAAAAATATCGTTTGATCTGCTTCGACGAATTTCATGTGTCCGACATTGCTGATGCCATGATTCTGTATAACTTGCTCAGGGCCTTATTCGATAACGGCGTTTCTTTCGTCATGACGTCCAATTACGAGCCCGGCACTTTATATCCGGATGGCCTGCATCGGGATCGCATGTTGCCAACCATTAAGCTTTTGCGCGATAAGCTCGATGTGATAAACATCGATGCCGGTATTGACTATCGCAGACGCGCAATGGATTTGGTGGACAGTTACTACACGCCACTCAATGGTGATAGCGATCGCTCCTTGCGGCATGCTTTCGCCGGAGTGGCTGAAATGGCAGACCAGGATCCGGTGGTTGACATTGAAGCGCGTAAAATCAAGTCATTGCGGCGTGCGGGTGGTGTTATTTGGTTTGATTTCGCAACTTTGTGTGGTGGGCCACGTTCACAGAATGATTATCTCGAACTCGCCAGTCGGTTTCATACAGTAATATTGTCCGGTATCCCACAAATGTCCGCGGCGATGTCTTCCGAAGCACGCCGGTTTACATGGCTGATTGATGTGTTTTATGATCACAAGATTAAATTGATTATGTCTGCTGCGGTGGTGCCAGAAGAACTCTATACCCAAGGTATGCTGGCAAACGAATTCCATCGGACAGTGTCACGGATTAGTGAGATGCAATCGCAGGAGTATATGGACTCCGAGCAACGTGGCAGTGCGGACGCGATCGCTTGA